From Streptomyces yatensis, one genomic window encodes:
- a CDS encoding ROK family transcriptional regulator encodes MSGSGERRQIQVAAPLPNTQQAMRRRNLSLVLHAVAAHGPLSRASVAARVGLTRAAVSTLVDELIRDGLLVELGPSRPGTVGRPGSALQLNERGPAGLGAEIGVDHLAVCAVDLTGRVRARTEIASANRDRSPAPVLTQLSSLVRQVAAEAELMGLRPVGLSVAVPGLVARDSSLVVRAPNLGWEGVDIGPELRTALPGLPVTVDNEANLSALAELWRGGHDPAPRDFVHVSAEIGIGAAVVLEGQLLRGTHGFAGELGHVPVRPEGPECACGGRGCLEQYAGEEAVLRASGLSPEEAAAQHPGPGGRITVLAVRAASGDQRVRRALRGAGSALGIALAGAVNLLDPEKVVLGGALTPLAPWLLPALERELGRRLTDPARPGSGAVTVSRLGPDGPLLGAANSVVQAVLDDPAGFRDPAGAGEPAEVRGNDA; translated from the coding sequence ATGAGCGGATCGGGCGAGAGGAGACAGATTCAGGTGGCAGCGCCACTGCCCAACACCCAGCAGGCGATGCGCCGGCGCAATCTCTCCCTCGTGCTGCACGCCGTGGCCGCGCACGGCCCGCTGTCCCGCGCGTCGGTGGCGGCCCGTGTGGGGCTCACCCGGGCCGCCGTCTCCACGCTCGTCGACGAGCTGATCCGGGACGGGCTGCTGGTCGAGCTGGGCCCCTCCCGGCCCGGTACGGTCGGCCGCCCCGGCAGCGCCCTGCAGCTCAATGAGCGCGGTCCGGCCGGACTCGGCGCGGAGATCGGGGTGGACCATCTCGCGGTGTGCGCGGTGGACCTCACCGGGAGGGTGCGGGCCCGCACGGAGATAGCGTCGGCGAACCGCGACCGTTCACCGGCCCCGGTGCTCACCCAGCTCTCCTCCCTGGTGCGGCAGGTCGCGGCGGAGGCGGAGCTGATGGGGTTGCGGCCGGTGGGGCTCTCGGTGGCGGTGCCCGGTCTGGTGGCGCGGGACTCCTCGCTGGTCGTCCGCGCCCCCAACCTGGGCTGGGAGGGGGTGGACATCGGCCCCGAGCTGCGCACGGCGCTGCCCGGTCTGCCGGTCACCGTCGACAACGAGGCGAATCTGAGCGCGCTGGCCGAGCTGTGGCGGGGCGGCCACGACCCCGCGCCCCGGGATTTCGTCCATGTCTCGGCCGAGATCGGCATCGGCGCCGCGGTCGTGCTGGAGGGCCAACTGCTGCGCGGCACCCACGGTTTCGCGGGCGAGCTGGGCCATGTGCCGGTGCGCCCCGAGGGGCCCGAGTGCGCCTGCGGCGGCCGCGGCTGTCTGGAGCAGTACGCGGGCGAGGAGGCGGTGCTGCGGGCGAGCGGCCTGTCCCCCGAGGAGGCCGCGGCCCAGCACCCGGGCCCCGGCGGCCGCATCACCGTGCTGGCCGTAAGGGCGGCGAGCGGCGACCAGCGGGTGCGGCGGGCGCTGCGCGGCGCGGGCTCGGCGCTCGGGATCGCCCTCGCGGGCGCGGTGAACCTCCTGGACCCGGAGAAGGTGGTGCTCGGCGGCGCGCTGACGCCGCTGGCGCCCTGGCTGCTGCCCGCCCTGGAGCGGGAGTTGGGGCGGCGCCTCACCGACCCGGCCCGTCCGGGCAGCGGGGCGGTGACCGTCTCCCGGCTCGGCCCGGACGGTCCCCTGCTGGGCGCGGCCAACTCGGTGGTGCAGGCGGTCCTCGACGATCCGGCGGGGTTCAGGGATCCGGCCGGAGCCGGTGAGCCGGCCGAGGTCAGAGGAAACGATGCATGA
- a CDS encoding GNAT family N-acetyltransferase gives MLARMPIRTATAEDWPAIWPFLRRIVAAGETYTYPRDLDEDGARDIWMPSPPGRTVVATDPDGTILGSAKMNPNHMGPGAHIAGASFMVAPEHGGRGVGRALGEHVLEWARAEGYKAMQFNAVVESNTRAVALWRSLGFEVIGTVPKAFDHPTKGYVGLHIMHRFL, from the coding sequence ATGCTGGCCCGCATGCCGATCAGGACCGCCACCGCCGAGGACTGGCCCGCCATCTGGCCCTTCCTGCGCCGCATCGTCGCCGCGGGTGAGACCTACACCTACCCTCGCGACCTGGACGAGGACGGGGCCCGCGACATCTGGATGCCGAGCCCCCCGGGCCGTACCGTCGTCGCCACCGACCCTGACGGCACGATCCTGGGCTCGGCCAAGATGAACCCCAACCACATGGGACCCGGCGCGCATATCGCGGGGGCCAGTTTCATGGTGGCGCCCGAGCACGGCGGGCGCGGTGTGGGCCGGGCCCTGGGGGAGCATGTCCTGGAGTGGGCGCGCGCCGAGGGCTACAAGGCGATGCAGTTCAACGCCGTGGTGGAGAGCAACACCCGGGCGGTGGCGCTGTGGCGCTCACTGGGCTTCGAGGTCATCGGCACCGTCCCCAAGGCGTTCGACCACCCCACGAAGGGCTATGTGGGGCTGCACATCATGCATCGTTTCCTCTGA
- a CDS encoding phosphatidylinositol-specific phospholipase C/glycerophosphodiester phosphodiesterase family protein — protein MVRRTRRAFVVTLGAALAGGAAAPAFASTASSFGTTSVSKDGSKDLSKGKRPLARAHAHNDYEHPRPLLDALSHGFGSVEADIWLVEGELLVAHDATDLDPTRTLESLYLDPLARRVKANGGRVYRGHDLSLQLLIDLKTAGEATYLELAKRLRHYGPLFSAAYGGVDGRVRRGAVTAVISGDRGARAPMEAEKVRHAFYDGRLEDLGSGVPASFIPLISADWTKTFTWTGTGPMPRAERETLHRLVASAHAAGQTVRFWATPDVAGPERDALWRELLAADVDYLNTDDLAGLEAFLRAAR, from the coding sequence ATGGTCCGCCGTACACGCCGTGCCTTTGTCGTCACCCTCGGAGCCGCTCTGGCGGGCGGCGCGGCCGCGCCCGCGTTCGCCAGCACGGCCAGCTCGTTCGGCACCACCTCCGTCTCGAAGGACGGCTCGAAGGACCTCTCGAAGGGCAAGCGGCCGCTGGCCAGAGCCCATGCCCACAACGACTACGAGCACCCGCGTCCGCTCCTCGACGCGCTCTCCCACGGCTTCGGCAGCGTCGAGGCCGACATCTGGCTGGTCGAGGGCGAGTTGCTGGTCGCGCACGACGCCACCGACCTCGACCCCACCCGCACCCTGGAGTCGCTCTACCTCGACCCGCTGGCCCGGCGGGTGAAGGCCAACGGCGGCCGGGTCTACCGCGGCCACGACCTGTCGCTGCAGCTGCTGATCGACCTCAAGACCGCCGGGGAGGCCACCTACCTGGAACTGGCCAAGCGGCTGCGCCACTACGGCCCGCTGTTCAGCGCCGCCTACGGCGGGGTGGACGGCCGGGTGCGCCGCGGCGCGGTGACGGCCGTCATCTCCGGCGACCGCGGCGCACGGGCGCCCATGGAGGCCGAGAAGGTGCGCCACGCCTTCTACGACGGACGTCTGGAGGACCTCGGCTCGGGCGTGCCCGCCTCCTTCATCCCGCTCATCAGCGCCGACTGGACCAAGACCTTCACCTGGACGGGCACCGGTCCGATGCCGCGGGCGGAGCGCGAGACGCTGCACCGCCTCGTCGCCTCCGCGCACGCCGCCGGGCAGACCGTGCGCTTCTGGGCCACCCCGGACGTGGCCGGACCGGAGCGCGACGCCCTGTGGCGTGAGCTCCTGGCCGCCGATGTGGACTACCTCAACACCGATGACCTGGCGGGGCTGGAGGCGTTCCTGCGCGCGGCCCGCTGA
- a CDS encoding family 2B encapsulin nanocompartment shell protein, giving the protein MTTSVEPGSGTENSQPQLSLGTAAARNLATTTKSVPQMQGLSSRWLLRMLPWVQVPGGSYRVNRRASHTLGDGRVEFTTTGSEVRVIPVELRELPLLRGFEDASVLGALADRFTQREFAPGDVLVEAGRPADELLLIAHGKVDKLTEGAFDEPAVIGSAAGGDHIGEPELTAAEAGTWGITVKAVTSCTVLALPRQEFEEQLDRSPQLRAHVEGVRSAPQAEQNEHGEAAIALASGHSGEPVLPGTFAEYELTPREYELSVAQTVLRVHTRVADLYNEPMNQVEQQLRLTIEALRERQEHELVNNREFGLLHNADLSQRIHTRSGPPTPDDLDALLATVWKDPGLILAHPRAIAAIGREFNARGISPQPTEVNGHAMPAWRGVPIFPCNKIPVSRSGVTSILVLRTGEENQGVIGLHRTGIPDEYQPSLSVRFMGISEQAIISYLVSAYYSAAVLVPDALGILENVEIGL; this is encoded by the coding sequence ATGACGACGTCCGTTGAACCGGGTTCCGGTACCGAGAATTCGCAGCCGCAGTTGAGCCTCGGCACGGCGGCCGCGCGGAATCTGGCGACGACGACCAAATCCGTTCCGCAAATGCAGGGCCTCAGTTCCCGATGGCTGCTGCGCATGCTGCCGTGGGTGCAGGTTCCGGGCGGTTCCTATCGTGTGAACCGCCGGGCGTCCCATACGCTCGGCGACGGCCGGGTGGAGTTCACCACCACCGGGTCCGAGGTGCGGGTCATCCCGGTCGAGCTGCGCGAGCTGCCGCTGCTGCGCGGTTTCGAGGACGCCTCGGTGCTCGGGGCCCTGGCGGACCGCTTCACCCAGCGGGAATTCGCACCGGGCGATGTGCTGGTCGAGGCCGGGCGCCCGGCCGATGAGCTCCTCCTCATCGCCCATGGCAAGGTCGACAAATTGACCGAGGGCGCGTTCGACGAACCCGCGGTGATCGGTTCGGCCGCCGGCGGCGACCACATCGGGGAGCCGGAGCTGACCGCCGCCGAGGCGGGCACCTGGGGCATCACCGTGAAGGCCGTGACCTCGTGCACGGTACTGGCCCTGCCCCGGCAGGAGTTCGAGGAGCAGCTGGACCGTTCACCCCAGCTGCGGGCGCATGTGGAGGGAGTGCGCTCGGCGCCGCAGGCCGAGCAGAACGAGCACGGGGAGGCGGCCATCGCGCTGGCCTCGGGGCATTCGGGCGAGCCGGTCCTGCCGGGCACCTTCGCGGAGTACGAACTGACGCCGCGCGAGTACGAGCTGAGCGTGGCCCAGACCGTGCTGCGCGTCCACACCCGCGTCGCCGACCTCTACAACGAGCCCATGAACCAGGTCGAGCAGCAGCTCCGCCTCACCATCGAGGCCCTGCGCGAACGCCAAGAGCACGAGCTCGTCAACAACCGCGAATTCGGCCTGCTGCACAACGCCGACCTCTCCCAGCGCATCCACACCCGCAGCGGACCACCCACCCCCGACGACCTCGACGCGCTGCTGGCCACCGTCTGGAAGGACCCGGGGCTGATCCTGGCGCATCCGCGCGCCATCGCGGCGATCGGCCGCGAGTTCAACGCCCGTGGCATCTCCCCGCAGCCCACGGAGGTGAACGGCCATGCGATGCCGGCCTGGCGGGGCGTGCCCATCTTCCCGTGCAACAAGATTCCGGTGTCCCGGAGCGGGGTGACCTCCATTCTCGTCCTGCGCACCGGGGAGGAGAACCAGGGGGTCATCGGACTGCACCGCACCGGAATTCCCGACGAATACCAGCCGAGCCTCTCGGTGCGATTCATGGGAATCAGCGAGCAGGCCATCATCTCGTATCTCGTCAGTGCCTACTATTCCGCGGCCGTGCTCGTCCCGGACGCGCTCGGAATTCTGGAGAACGTGGAAATCGGGCTCTGA
- a CDS encoding family 2B encapsulin nanocompartment shell protein produces MTTSVESGEQPLSLGTAAARNLATTTKSVPQMQAISSRWLLRVLPWVQVSAGTYRVNRRLTYTVGDGRVEFISTGSQVRVIPPELGELPTLRGFGDTGVLESLADGCVQREYAPGDVLVEAGRPADQVFLIAHGKVRQIAPGAYDEGTTLAVLADGEYFGDAVLTGPEHTWEFTARAVTRTTVLTLPRRVVQEAADRSDALRDHLQGLSERSTPAQNRRGEADIAVASGHAGEPVLPGTFVDYELAPREYELSVAQTVLRVHTRVADLYNEPMNQVEQQLRLTIEALRERQEHELVNNREFGLLHNADLSQRIHTRSGPPTPDDLDELLARRRKTQYLLAHPRTIAAFGRECSDRGLYPQGIEVAGVAVRAWRGVPLLPCNKIPISESGTSSILAMRTGEESQGVIGLHQTGIPDEYEPSLNVRFMGISEQAVTSYLVSAYYSAAILVPDAVGVLEDVEIGR; encoded by the coding sequence ATGACCACTTCCGTGGAGTCCGGTGAGCAGCCGCTGAGTCTGGGCACGGCCGCCGCACGGAATCTGGCGACCACCACCAAGTCCGTTCCGCAGATGCAGGCCATCTCCTCCCGGTGGCTGCTGCGCGTCCTCCCCTGGGTGCAGGTGTCGGCCGGTACGTACCGGGTGAACCGCCGACTGACGTACACGGTCGGAGACGGTCGGGTGGAGTTCATCAGCACCGGATCGCAGGTGCGGGTCATCCCACCGGAGCTGGGCGAGCTGCCGACGCTGCGCGGCTTCGGGGACACCGGCGTACTGGAATCGCTGGCCGACGGGTGCGTCCAGCGCGAGTACGCGCCCGGGGATGTGCTGGTCGAGGCGGGCCGCCCGGCCGACCAGGTGTTCCTGATCGCCCACGGCAAGGTCCGCCAGATCGCCCCCGGCGCCTATGACGAGGGCACCACGCTGGCGGTGCTGGCCGACGGGGAGTACTTCGGCGACGCGGTGCTGACCGGTCCGGAGCACACCTGGGAGTTCACCGCCCGGGCCGTCACCCGGACCACGGTGCTCACCCTCCCGCGCCGCGTCGTCCAGGAGGCCGCCGACCGCTCCGATGCGCTGCGCGACCATCTCCAGGGGCTTTCGGAGCGCTCCACGCCCGCTCAGAACCGGCGCGGCGAGGCCGATATCGCCGTCGCGTCCGGCCACGCGGGCGAGCCGGTCCTGCCGGGCACCTTCGTGGACTACGAACTGGCGCCGCGCGAGTACGAGCTCAGCGTGGCCCAGACCGTGCTGCGCGTCCACACCCGCGTCGCCGACCTCTACAACGAACCCATGAACCAGGTCGAGCAGCAGCTCCGCCTCACCATCGAGGCCCTGCGCGAACGCCAGGAGCACGAGCTCGTCAACAACCGCGAATTCGGCCTGCTGCACAACGCCGACCTGTCCCAGCGCATCCACACCCGCAGCGGACCGCCCACCCCCGACGACCTCGACGAGCTGCTGGCACGGCGCCGCAAGACCCAGTACCTGCTGGCGCATCCGCGCACCATCGCCGCCTTCGGGCGTGAGTGCAGCGACCGTGGTCTGTATCCGCAGGGCATCGAGGTGGCCGGGGTCGCGGTGCGGGCCTGGCGCGGGGTTCCGCTGCTGCCCTGCAACAAGATCCCGATCAGCGAGTCGGGCACCAGCTCCATCCTGGCGATGCGCACCGGGGAGGAGAGCCAGGGGGTCATCGGTCTGCATCAGACCGGTATCCCGGATGAGTACGAGCCCAGTCTGAACGTCCGGTTCATGGGCATCAGCGAGCAGGCCGTGACGTCCTACCTGGTCTCCGCCTATTACTCGGCGGCGATTCTGGTGCCCGACGCGGTCGGTGTGCTGGAGGACGTCGAGATCGGCCGCTGA
- a CDS encoding GMC family oxidoreductase: protein MSDFDYIVVGAGSAGAVLAARLTDLPDTRVLLLEAGKDDAAEQIHDPTAWFTLIGGEHDWGYTTVPQPGLAGHPQAAARGKVLGGSSSINVMTYVRGHLGTFDAWAADGCTGWDAASVLEIFRAIEHTEGRDPRFRGTGGPLRLSRADTPNPLSAAFLDAAKELGHPYNDDFNGAESDGAGRHEWTIHEGRRQSTAVAYLDPAMDRPHLTVRTEAHAHRLLFEGTRCVGVEYAGSGGVARRVRAAREVIVCAGSIDSPKLLMLSGIGPAGHLREVGVPVLVDAPEVGANLQDHPLVGLVHEAGTPLPPPPLTTAEAALFTRTDPGLPRPDLEVFLFHIPFHPRLLPFPRNTFTLTAAAMQPHSRGTVRLSGADPEDRPLIDPGYLGDARDLATLVQGVELARSLAATDAFAAWQPRELLPGPGVSDRDGLADFVRENTGTYFHHVGTCRMGGDEESVVDPRLRVRGVEGLRIADGSIMPSIVSANTNAACVMIGEMAAELIRADA from the coding sequence ATGAGCGACTTCGACTACATCGTGGTGGGCGCGGGCTCGGCCGGCGCGGTGCTCGCGGCCCGGCTGACGGACCTCCCGGACACGCGGGTGCTGCTGCTGGAGGCCGGTAAGGACGACGCGGCCGAGCAGATCCACGACCCCACCGCGTGGTTCACCCTCATCGGCGGTGAGCACGACTGGGGCTACACCACCGTCCCGCAGCCGGGCCTGGCCGGGCATCCGCAGGCCGCCGCGCGCGGCAAGGTGCTCGGCGGCTCCAGCAGCATCAATGTGATGACCTATGTCCGCGGCCACCTCGGCACCTTCGACGCATGGGCCGCCGACGGCTGCACCGGCTGGGACGCCGCGTCGGTGCTGGAGATCTTCCGCGCCATCGAGCACACCGAGGGCCGTGACCCCCGCTTCCGCGGTACCGGCGGCCCCCTGCGGCTCAGCCGGGCCGACACGCCCAACCCGCTGTCCGCCGCCTTCCTCGACGCCGCCAAGGAACTCGGCCATCCCTACAACGACGACTTCAACGGGGCGGAGAGCGACGGCGCCGGACGCCATGAGTGGACGATCCACGAGGGGCGCCGCCAGAGCACGGCGGTCGCCTACCTCGATCCGGCGATGGACCGACCCCACCTCACCGTCCGCACCGAGGCGCACGCACACCGGCTGCTCTTCGAGGGCACCCGCTGCGTCGGCGTCGAATACGCGGGCTCCGGCGGAGTGGCACGTCGGGTGCGCGCGGCGCGGGAGGTCATCGTGTGCGCCGGTTCGATCGACTCGCCCAAGCTGCTGATGCTCTCCGGGATCGGCCCGGCCGGCCATCTGCGCGAGGTGGGTGTCCCGGTGCTGGTGGACGCCCCGGAGGTGGGGGCCAATCTGCAGGACCACCCCCTGGTCGGGCTGGTCCACGAGGCGGGCACCCCGCTGCCGCCGCCCCCCTTGACCACCGCCGAGGCGGCCCTGTTCACCCGGACCGACCCCGGGCTGCCCCGCCCCGACCTCGAGGTGTTCCTCTTTCACATCCCCTTCCACCCGAGGCTGCTGCCGTTCCCGCGGAACACCTTCACCCTGACGGCCGCCGCGATGCAGCCCCACAGCCGGGGCACGGTCCGGCTCTCCGGCGCGGACCCCGAGGACCGGCCGCTGATCGACCCCGGCTATCTCGGCGACGCAAGGGACCTCGCCACCCTGGTCCAGGGAGTCGAACTGGCCCGGTCGCTGGCCGCCACCGACGCGTTCGCGGCGTGGCAGCCGCGCGAACTGCTGCCGGGCCCCGGTGTGAGCGACCGGGACGGCCTGGCCGACTTCGTCCGCGAGAACACCGGCACCTACTTCCACCACGTCGGCACCTGCCGGATGGGCGGGGACGAGGAGTCCGTGGTGGACCCCCGGCTGCGCGTACGGGGCGTGGAGGGGCTGCGGATCGCCGATGGATCGATCATGCCGTCGATCGTCTCGGCCAACACCAACGCGGCCTGCGTCATGATCGGCGAGATGGCCGCCGAGCTGATCCGCGCCGACGCCTGA
- a CDS encoding acyl-CoA dehydrogenase family protein: MSTPDLLYSEAEDDLRAAVRSLLTDRCPPATVLLEAESGRAHDIALWGALGAEMGTAGLMVPDKLGGQGATAREAAVVMEELGRAVAPVPYLTSAVLAAGTLLGCDTDQEPVARLLGALAEGRTVGALAVPLSTTAGAPGPPTATVRADGDGTLSGQVSGVAGAAGADVLLVPATGADGYGLYAVETAEASVTVEPLTSLDLTRPLAAVTLTGAPARRLAGPDRAAAAIGRALLTGAGLLASEQLGVAEWCLTETVRHTKERHQFGRPVGSFQALKHRMAALWLELVSARATARYAADALATDSPDTPVAVAVAQAHCAEVAVRAAEECVQLHGGIGMTWEHPAHLYLKRAKSDEIALGTPGRHRQALAGLVDLAAPTG; encoded by the coding sequence ATGAGCACCCCGGACCTGCTCTACTCCGAGGCGGAGGACGATCTGCGCGCGGCCGTACGGTCGCTGCTCACCGACCGCTGCCCGCCCGCCACCGTGCTCCTCGAGGCCGAGAGCGGCCGGGCCCACGACATCGCGTTGTGGGGCGCCCTCGGCGCCGAGATGGGCACCGCCGGGCTGATGGTGCCCGACAAGCTCGGCGGCCAGGGCGCCACCGCCCGCGAGGCGGCCGTCGTCATGGAGGAGCTCGGCCGCGCCGTCGCCCCCGTGCCCTACCTCACCAGCGCCGTCCTCGCCGCCGGTACCCTGCTCGGCTGCGACACCGACCAGGAGCCGGTGGCCCGGCTGCTCGGTGCGCTCGCCGAGGGCCGCACGGTCGGCGCCCTCGCGGTGCCGCTGTCCACCACGGCCGGTGCGCCCGGCCCGCCCACCGCGACCGTACGGGCCGACGGCGACGGAACGCTCAGCGGCCAGGTCTCCGGGGTCGCGGGCGCGGCGGGCGCCGATGTGCTCCTCGTCCCCGCCACCGGTGCGGACGGATACGGGCTGTACGCCGTGGAGACCGCCGAGGCCAGCGTCACCGTCGAACCCCTCACCTCGCTCGACCTCACCCGTCCGCTCGCCGCGGTGACCCTCACCGGCGCCCCGGCCCGCCGGCTGGCCGGGCCCGACCGGGCCGCGGCGGCCATCGGGCGGGCGCTGCTGACCGGGGCCGGGCTGCTCGCCTCCGAGCAGCTGGGCGTGGCCGAATGGTGTCTGACCGAGACCGTCCGCCACACCAAGGAGCGCCATCAGTTCGGGCGTCCCGTCGGCTCGTTCCAGGCGCTCAAACACCGCATGGCCGCGCTGTGGCTGGAGCTGGTCTCGGCACGTGCCACCGCCCGGTACGCGGCCGACGCACTGGCCACGGACAGCCCGGACACACCGGTCGCGGTGGCCGTGGCCCAGGCGCACTGCGCCGAGGTGGCGGTGCGCGCGGCCGAGGAGTGCGTCCAGCTGCACGGTGGTATCGGCATGACCTGGGAGCACCCGGCGCATCTGTATCTCAAGCGGGCCAAGAGCGACGAGATCGCGCTGGGCACCCCCGGCCGCCACCGGCAGGCGCTCGCCGGGCTGGTCGATCTGGCGGCCCCCACCGGCTGA
- a CDS encoding acyl-CoA dehydrogenase family protein, producing MSAAGQHPAVDADELRRRVRDLLDAHPPATTAPLDFLRARFDAGLAWVHYPAGLGGLDAPRSLQAVVDAELAAAGAPDNDPRRIGIGLGMAAPTILGFGTDEQRRRLLRPLWTGEEVWCQLFSEPGAGSDLAALATRAVRDGDDWVVDGQKVWTSSAHIARWAILIARTDPDQPKHRGISYFICDMTDPGVEVRPLRQITGEAEFNEVFLTGVRIPDSRRLGEIGEGWRVAQTTLMNERVAIGGGRVPREGGMIGLVADTWRERPELRTHDLHQRLLRLWMESEAARLAGERLRQQLAVGQPGPEGSAMKLAFARLNQHISALEVELLGEEGLGYDDWTLRRPELVDFTGREAGYRYLRAKGNSIEGGTSEVLLNIIAERVLGLPPEPRTDKDVPWKDLPR from the coding sequence ATGAGCGCCGCCGGGCAGCACCCCGCCGTGGACGCCGACGAACTGCGCCGCCGCGTCCGCGACCTCCTGGACGCCCATCCGCCCGCCACCACCGCCCCCCTGGACTTCCTGCGCGCCCGCTTCGACGCCGGACTCGCCTGGGTGCACTATCCGGCCGGACTCGGCGGCCTGGACGCCCCGCGCTCCCTGCAGGCCGTCGTCGACGCCGAGCTGGCGGCCGCCGGGGCACCCGACAACGACCCCCGCCGCATCGGCATCGGCCTGGGCATGGCCGCCCCCACCATCCTCGGCTTCGGCACCGACGAGCAGCGGCGGCGGCTGCTGCGTCCGCTGTGGACCGGTGAGGAGGTGTGGTGCCAGCTGTTCAGCGAGCCCGGCGCCGGATCCGACCTCGCGGCCCTGGCCACCCGCGCCGTGCGCGACGGCGACGACTGGGTGGTCGACGGACAGAAGGTCTGGACCTCCAGCGCCCATATCGCCCGCTGGGCCATCCTCATCGCCCGCACCGACCCCGACCAGCCCAAACACCGCGGGATCAGCTACTTCATCTGCGATATGACCGACCCCGGGGTCGAGGTCCGGCCGCTGCGCCAGATCACCGGCGAGGCGGAGTTCAACGAGGTCTTCCTCACCGGTGTCCGGATCCCCGACAGCCGGCGGCTCGGCGAGATCGGCGAGGGCTGGCGCGTCGCCCAGACCACCCTGATGAACGAGCGGGTCGCCATCGGCGGCGGCCGCGTCCCCCGCGAGGGCGGCATGATCGGCCTGGTCGCCGACACCTGGCGCGAACGGCCCGAACTGCGCACCCACGACCTCCACCAGCGGCTGCTGCGGCTGTGGATGGAGTCCGAGGCGGCCCGGCTCGCGGGCGAGCGGCTGCGTCAGCAGCTCGCGGTCGGCCAGCCCGGCCCCGAGGGCTCGGCCATGAAACTCGCCTTCGCCCGCCTCAACCAGCACATCAGCGCGCTGGAGGTCGAGCTGCTGGGCGAGGAGGGGCTGGGCTACGACGACTGGACGCTGCGCCGCCCCGAACTGGTGGACTTCACCGGGCGCGAGGCCGGCTACCGCTATCTGCGCGCCAAGGGCAACTCCATCGAGGGCGGCACCTCGGAGGTGCTGCTCAACATCATCGCCGAACGCGTCCTGGGCCTGCCGCCCGAGCCGCGGACCGACAAGGACGTCCCGTGGAAGGACCTGCCCCGATGA
- a CDS encoding NADPH:quinone oxidoreductase family protein, which yields MQAWRVHDNGEPGAVMRLDDVPDPQAGPGQLLLRVRAVNVNFPDALLCRGQYQVRPPLPFTPGVEVCGEVVAVGEGAEGEVGSRVLATPTLPAGGFAELVPVAASAALPAPDALDDAEAAALHIGYQTGWFGLHRRARLQSGETLLVHAAAGGVGSAAVQLGKAAGATVIGVVGGDDKARVARELGCDLVLDRRADDIVAAVKEATGGRGADVVYDPVGGDAFAKSVKCVAFEGRIVIVGFASGVVPQAALNHALVKNYAILGLHWGLYSTHDPAAVRACHEELTKLAAQGTVKPLVSERVPLEGAADAVQRVADGVTTGRVVVVPGQSAGGAR from the coding sequence ATGCAGGCATGGCGAGTGCACGACAATGGCGAGCCGGGTGCGGTGATGCGCCTCGACGATGTGCCCGATCCCCAGGCGGGGCCGGGACAGCTGCTGCTGCGGGTCCGGGCCGTCAACGTCAACTTCCCCGACGCCCTGCTCTGCCGCGGCCAGTACCAGGTCCGGCCGCCCCTGCCGTTCACCCCCGGCGTCGAGGTGTGCGGCGAGGTCGTCGCCGTCGGCGAGGGCGCCGAGGGCGAGGTGGGCTCCCGCGTCCTGGCCACGCCCACGCTCCCCGCGGGTGGCTTCGCCGAGCTGGTGCCCGTGGCGGCGTCGGCCGCGCTGCCCGCGCCCGACGCCCTGGACGACGCCGAGGCCGCGGCGCTGCACATCGGCTACCAGACCGGCTGGTTCGGCCTGCACCGCAGGGCCCGCCTCCAGTCCGGCGAGACGCTCCTGGTGCACGCCGCCGCGGGCGGGGTCGGCAGCGCCGCCGTCCAGCTCGGCAAGGCGGCCGGGGCGACGGTGATCGGGGTCGTCGGCGGCGACGACAAGGCCCGGGTCGCCCGCGAGCTCGGCTGCGACCTCGTCCTCGACCGGCGCGCCGATGACATCGTGGCGGCCGTCAAGGAGGCCACCGGCGGACGCGGCGCGGACGTCGTCTACGACCCGGTCGGCGGCGACGCCTTCGCCAAGTCCGTCAAATGCGTCGCCTTCGAGGGCCGGATCGTTATCGTCGGCTTCGCCAGCGGCGTCGTCCCCCAGGCCGCCCTCAACCACGCCCTGGTCAAGAACTACGCCATCCTCGGCCTCCACTGGGGCCTGTACAGCACCCACGACCCGGCCGCGGTCCGCGCCTGCCACGAGGAGCTGACCAAGCTCGCCGCACAGGGCACCGTCAAGCCGCTGGTCAGCGAGCGCGTACCGCTGGAGGGCGCGGCCGACGCCGTGCAGCGCGTCGCCGACGGTGTGACCACCGGCCGTGTGGTGGTCGTCCCCGGGCAGTCCGCCGGAGGCGCCCGATGA